A window of Gouania willdenowi chromosome 12, fGouWil2.1, whole genome shotgun sequence contains these coding sequences:
- the pitpnb gene encoding phosphatidylinositol transfer protein beta isoform isoform X1, with product MVLIKEYRVVLPVSVEEYQVGQLYSVAEASKNETGGGEGIEVLKNEPYEKDGEKGQYTHKIYHLKSKVPGFVKMIAPEGALVFHEKAWNAYPYCRTVVTNEYMKDDFMIKIETWHKPDTGTIENVHDLDEQTWRTVEVVPIDIASKEEVAPGDYKPEEDPALFHSAKTGRGPLGPEWKNEQKTDCPYMCAYKLVTVRFRWWGLQTKVESFIHRQEKRIFTNFHRQLFCWIDKWVGLTMEDIRRMEEETQKELEELRRTGPIRGTSAAHEQ from the exons CCGTGTGGTGCTGCCGGTCTCTGTGGAGGAG TACCAAGTAGGGCAGCTGTACTCCGTGGCTGAGGCCAGTAAAAACGAGACGGGCGGAGGAGAAGGCATCGAGGTGCTGAAGAACGAGCCCTATGAAAAGGATGGAGAAAAGGGCcagtacacacacaaaatataccACCTCAAGAG TAAAGTCCCAGGGTTTGTGAAGATGATCGCACCTGAGGGAGCACTAGTTTTTCACGAAAAGGCCTGGAACGCCTACCCGTACTGTCGCACTG TTGTGACG AACGAGTACATGAAGGATGACTTCATGATAAAGATTGAGACATGGCACAAACCAGACACTGGGACAATAGAGAAC GTTCATGACCTGGATGAGCAGACATGGAGGACTGTGGAGGTCGTACCCATCGACATTGCAAGCAAAGAGGAGGTGGCCCCTGGG GACTACAAACCAGAGGAGGACCCTGCTCTGTTCCACTCAGCTAAGACTGGTAGAGGACCACTGGGACCTGAATGGAAG AACGAGCAGAAGACGGACTGTCCCTACATGTGTGCGTACAAACTGGTGACGGTGCGGTTCAGATGGTGGGGTCTGCAGACCAAGGTGGAGAGCTTCATCCACAGG CAAGAAAAACGAATCTTCACCAACTTCCACCGTCAGCTGTTCTGCTGGATCGATAAATGGGTGGGTTTGACCATGGAGGACATCCGACGGATGGAGGAGGAGACGCAGAAGGAGCTGGAGGAG CTGCGTAGAACAGGTCCGATCCGAGGCACCAGTGCTGCTCACGAGCAATGA
- the pitpnb gene encoding phosphatidylinositol transfer protein beta isoform isoform X2, translating to MVLIKEYRVVLPVSVEEYQVGQLYSVAEASKNETGGGEGIEVLKNEPYEKDGEKGQYTHKIYHLKSKVPGFVKMIAPEGALVFHEKAWNAYPYCRTVVTNEYMKDDFMIKIETWHKPDTGTIENVHDLDEQTWRTVEVVPIDIASKEEVAPGDYKPEEDPALFHSAKTGRGPLGPEWKNEQKTDCPYMCAYKLVTVRFRWWGLQTKVESFIHRQEKRIFTNFHRQLFCWIDKWVGLTMEDIRRMEEETQKELEEMRQKGDVRGTSAPDE from the exons CCGTGTGGTGCTGCCGGTCTCTGTGGAGGAG TACCAAGTAGGGCAGCTGTACTCCGTGGCTGAGGCCAGTAAAAACGAGACGGGCGGAGGAGAAGGCATCGAGGTGCTGAAGAACGAGCCCTATGAAAAGGATGGAGAAAAGGGCcagtacacacacaaaatataccACCTCAAGAG TAAAGTCCCAGGGTTTGTGAAGATGATCGCACCTGAGGGAGCACTAGTTTTTCACGAAAAGGCCTGGAACGCCTACCCGTACTGTCGCACTG TTGTGACG AACGAGTACATGAAGGATGACTTCATGATAAAGATTGAGACATGGCACAAACCAGACACTGGGACAATAGAGAAC GTTCATGACCTGGATGAGCAGACATGGAGGACTGTGGAGGTCGTACCCATCGACATTGCAAGCAAAGAGGAGGTGGCCCCTGGG GACTACAAACCAGAGGAGGACCCTGCTCTGTTCCACTCAGCTAAGACTGGTAGAGGACCACTGGGACCTGAATGGAAG AACGAGCAGAAGACGGACTGTCCCTACATGTGTGCGTACAAACTGGTGACGGTGCGGTTCAGATGGTGGGGTCTGCAGACCAAGGTGGAGAGCTTCATCCACAGG CAAGAAAAACGAATCTTCACCAACTTCCACCGTCAGCTGTTCTGCTGGATCGATAAATGGGTGGGTTTGACCATGGAGGACATCCGACGGATGGAGGAGGAGACGCAGAAGGAGCTGGAGGAG ATGCGTCAGAAAGGAGACGTGCGAGGCACTTCTGCACCGGACGAATAG